One Novosphingobium sp. 9U genomic region harbors:
- a CDS encoding site-specific integrase has product METINSTGRPLATCGDDVPKVCGVEELLWAIAKVNAGTRITLDPQLIAAFQAGASPHSLRALRCDLEAFDQWCRDNNRTALPASPVTVADYLDARAEQGGKPASLGRYKASIAKLHRLLDVPDPTTASLVKHRLAAVRHSQGTAQAQARPLRFKGAVNDVSRDMARGLNLRALLKSCGEDLPGLRNCALLSVAYDTGLRASELVAVAVEDIVEAIDPEVRLLRVSRSKGDLEGEGATAFLSPRSVRAIGAWLVAAQIESGPIFRRVKVRRFKARGAATSLPTQSVSGLAPQNRRKTIIEPAISAWVECDVGERALHPGSIGPLYRKMIQEAFARGALPDLTADDLTQLLRGISAHSTRVGLNQDLFASGEGVAGIMDALRLRSPRMALEYNRNLAAEQGAAGRLMGKFS; this is encoded by the coding sequence ATGGAGACGATAAACTCGACTGGCCGGCCGCTTGCCACCTGCGGTGATGACGTTCCGAAGGTCTGCGGGGTGGAAGAGCTTTTGTGGGCAATCGCCAAGGTGAACGCGGGCACGCGCATCACCCTCGATCCGCAGCTAATCGCGGCCTTCCAAGCCGGCGCTTCGCCGCACAGCCTTCGAGCCCTTAGGTGCGACCTCGAAGCCTTTGACCAGTGGTGTAGGGACAATAATCGGACCGCACTCCCGGCGTCGCCTGTGACCGTCGCCGATTACCTTGATGCGCGGGCCGAGCAGGGCGGCAAGCCCGCGTCGCTCGGCCGCTATAAGGCGTCAATTGCAAAGCTCCATCGTTTGCTCGACGTGCCTGACCCAACCACAGCTTCTTTGGTGAAACATCGCTTAGCGGCGGTCCGGCACTCGCAGGGCACGGCGCAGGCGCAGGCGCGGCCGTTGCGCTTCAAGGGCGCTGTGAACGACGTCAGCCGCGATATGGCTCGTGGGCTCAACCTTCGTGCTCTGCTTAAGAGCTGTGGCGAGGACCTCCCGGGTTTGCGCAATTGCGCGCTCCTGTCCGTGGCTTACGACACTGGGTTGAGGGCATCGGAGCTGGTCGCCGTCGCAGTCGAGGACATCGTAGAGGCAATCGACCCCGAGGTGCGACTGTTGAGAGTCTCGCGCAGCAAAGGTGACCTGGAAGGGGAGGGCGCCACGGCGTTTTTGTCACCGCGCTCGGTGCGCGCGATCGGCGCGTGGCTTGTGGCCGCCCAGATCGAAAGTGGACCCATATTCCGCCGGGTCAAAGTGCGGCGCTTCAAGGCGCGAGGGGCCGCCACAAGTTTGCCGACGCAAAGCGTCTCGGGGCTCGCGCCGCAGAATAGACGCAAGACGATAATCGAGCCGGCCATATCTGCGTGGGTGGAGTGCGACGTGGGCGAGCGCGCATTGCATCCCGGTTCGATCGGACCGCTTTATCGGAAGATGATCCAGGAGGCGTTCGCGCGCGGGGCGCTGCCGGACTTGACGGCGGATGATCTTACCCAACTGCTTCGAGGGATCAGCGCTCATTCGACGCGCGTCGGGCTCAACCAAGATTTGTTCGCCAGCGGAGAAGGCGTTGCCGGCATCATGGACGCGTTGCGCTTGAGATCGCCTCGCATGGCGCTGGAGTACAATCGTAATCTTGCTGCTGAGCAAGGTGCAGCAGGAAGGCTGATGGGGAAGTTTAGTTGA
- a CDS encoding AAA family ATPase: MVAGANSVLSDDLMEGSLDVLHRKALTILKRIRDSAVDPETGQKKGPTFPISKAAALVGRTASAVREAERDGRLPARDRTGSGHRIQYSLEELDHMRGVFGTRPWREPTDTPAIISVCNFKGGVGKSTIALHLAQHFAIRGYRVLFIDCDSQASSTMMFGYRPDVDLEEEDTLYGHFHNPELLGVRKIIRNTHFHNLDLIPSNLRLYNLEYEIAGYMAKNQNMEIIDLIADAIDSVVEDYDVVIMDPPPALGMVSMAVLQAANSMVIPVPPSLVDFASTVSFIDMTRTTMKQLEQLAGRGRPAYNFIRLVGSRVDESKSMHREVLSMMRQVFGGSMTQSVMVTSAEIDNASSRMKTVFELEKPVTSHEVYNRCMRHLNEVCRDIEQDVLRTWASRAGGAI; this comes from the coding sequence ATGGTAGCCGGCGCGAATTCAGTTTTATCTGACGACCTTATGGAAGGCAGTCTCGATGTGTTGCATCGCAAGGCTTTGACTATTCTGAAGCGGATTCGTGACAGCGCTGTGGATCCGGAAACAGGACAGAAGAAGGGCCCCACCTTCCCTATTTCAAAGGCCGCAGCGTTGGTTGGCAGAACTGCATCGGCTGTCCGGGAAGCCGAGCGCGACGGCCGACTGCCGGCGCGTGACCGAACTGGATCAGGTCACCGTATACAGTACTCGCTTGAAGAACTCGATCATATGCGCGGCGTCTTCGGGACGCGGCCATGGCGCGAACCAACGGACACTCCAGCGATTATCTCCGTTTGCAACTTCAAGGGTGGCGTTGGCAAGTCGACGATCGCGCTCCATCTGGCGCAGCATTTTGCGATCAGAGGCTATCGGGTTCTCTTTATAGACTGTGACAGCCAAGCGTCATCAACAATGATGTTCGGCTATCGACCCGATGTTGATCTGGAGGAAGAAGATACACTGTACGGACATTTTCACAATCCGGAGCTTCTAGGTGTCCGAAAGATTATTCGTAACACACACTTCCACAATCTTGATCTGATTCCCTCCAATCTACGCCTCTACAATCTCGAGTATGAGATCGCAGGATACATGGCGAAGAACCAGAACATGGAAATCATTGATCTGATCGCCGATGCGATTGACTCGGTGGTAGAGGATTATGACGTCGTCATCATGGACCCCCCCCCGGCCCTCGGTATGGTTTCAATGGCCGTGCTGCAAGCCGCTAACTCTATGGTGATCCCGGTTCCGCCGAGCCTTGTTGATTTCGCCTCCACTGTTTCATTCATCGACATGACCCGGACAACGATGAAGCAACTCGAGCAGCTTGCTGGGAGAGGGCGACCTGCATACAACTTCATACGACTGGTCGGCAGTCGCGTGGACGAGAGCAAGTCGATGCACCGCGAGGTCCTCTCGATGATGCGGCAAGTGTTCGGCGGATCGATGACCCAGTCAGTCATGGTGACTAGCGCTGAGATCGACAATGCAAGTTCGCGTATGAAAACGGTGTTCGAGCTCGAGAAGCCGGTGACGTCGCACGAGGTCTACAACCGGTGCATGAGGCATCTGAACGAAGTATGCCGCGACATTGAACAGGACGTTTTGCGGACTTGGGCGAGCCGGGCAGGGGGGGCAATATGA
- a CDS encoding ParB/RepB/Spo0J family partition protein, producing MAKGNQGFGSQFTDGLDDEVNLDHATPADGIIASRSQTLARIATGKSVADRTEWVDPDRCRPWRMHNRDLDHLDEASCRDLIDSFLSAKKQRIPAIVRRIKGDPEFDYEIIAGVRRWWTVKWLREHHHPEFDYLVTIQSVTDEEAFRISDVENRSRKDISDWERAKEYTIALREFYDGSQSQMATHLNLSKSWLSRLLDVARLPDSIVAAFSDTHDITVRVARDIKPLAGDPRALAKMEAEAERIVEARTKGGTPLTGPEIAKLLVKATVQPAVRGAGEKEVIGTTGEVILRYTKARGGGVTIKVLKTKVSKAEIIDAIADLLT from the coding sequence ATGGCAAAAGGAAATCAGGGCTTTGGGTCGCAGTTTACGGATGGCTTGGATGATGAAGTCAACCTGGATCATGCGACCCCCGCAGACGGTATCATCGCTAGCCGCAGTCAGACGCTGGCGAGGATTGCCACCGGCAAGTCCGTGGCGGATCGCACCGAGTGGGTTGATCCAGACAGGTGCCGTCCCTGGCGCATGCACAATCGCGACCTCGATCACCTTGATGAGGCCAGCTGCCGTGATCTGATCGACTCATTTCTATCAGCGAAGAAGCAGCGCATCCCCGCCATCGTTCGTCGGATCAAGGGAGATCCCGAATTTGACTACGAAATCATCGCCGGCGTCCGAAGGTGGTGGACCGTCAAATGGCTGCGCGAACACCACCATCCAGAATTCGACTATCTAGTTACCATCCAAAGCGTCACCGACGAGGAGGCGTTCCGGATCTCTGATGTCGAAAACCGCTCTCGCAAGGACATTTCCGATTGGGAAAGAGCTAAAGAATACACTATCGCCTTGCGGGAATTCTACGACGGCTCTCAGTCGCAGATGGCTACGCACCTGAATTTGTCGAAATCCTGGTTGAGCCGCCTGCTGGATGTTGCACGTTTGCCCGACAGTATCGTTGCAGCGTTCTCCGACACGCACGATATCACCGTTCGGGTAGCCAGAGACATAAAGCCACTCGCTGGCGATCCTCGAGCTCTCGCAAAAATGGAGGCAGAGGCCGAGCGGATCGTTGAAGCGCGGACAAAAGGCGGAACGCCGTTAACCGGGCCCGAAATCGCTAAGTTACTCGTGAAGGCAACCGTTCAGCCTGCCGTTAGAGGTGCAGGCGAAAAGGAGGTAATCGGCACGACCGGCGAGGTCATCCTGCGCTACACTAAGGCGCGGGGAGGGGGGGTGACCATCAAAGTCTTAAAGACCAAAGTCTCAAAGGCTGAAATTATCGACGCGATCGCAGATCTTCTAACCTGA
- a CDS encoding energy transducer TonB codes for MVKYLGIAASAAGLVFAPISATGHAQATVDAIAAPPTLAAWSQRVFRDLSRQMRDPVDSRSEVMPTGIVAVKFGCSESGAPSSVQLYKTSGDRRLDRATMRAVSKIATLHPLPARLGHGQQYIVRVLFANSGQRAEREIRKMQAEAVKNNAWYNQGATSTAAIELVPVG; via the coding sequence ATGGTAAAGTATCTTGGGATTGCCGCTTCTGCGGCAGGGCTGGTCTTTGCGCCAATCTCAGCCACCGGCCACGCGCAAGCCACCGTAGATGCCATCGCGGCCCCACCAACGTTGGCAGCTTGGTCTCAGCGCGTTTTCAGAGACCTTAGTCGTCAAATGCGAGATCCCGTCGACAGCCGCTCCGAAGTCATGCCGACCGGCATCGTCGCGGTGAAGTTCGGCTGTAGTGAGAGCGGGGCGCCAAGCTCAGTTCAGCTTTACAAGACGTCTGGCGATCGAAGGCTTGATCGCGCGACTATGCGCGCAGTGAGTAAAATAGCCACTCTCCACCCATTGCCTGCTCGACTTGGACACGGGCAGCAATACATCGTGCGGGTTCTATTCGCCAACTCCGGTCAGCGTGCAGAACGCGAGATCAGGAAGATGCAGGCCGAGGCAGTAAAGAACAACGCTTGGTACAATCAAGGCGCGACGAGCACGGCGGCCATAGAGCTTGTGCCCGTTGGATGA